One window from the genome of Dyadobacter sp. CECT 9275 encodes:
- a CDS encoding LacI family DNA-binding transcriptional regulator has product MSTKKVSLKDIAQQAGVSTALVSYVLNGKEKESRVGQEIAGKIKQIARELNYQPNHLAKSLRSGKTHTVGLVIADISNPFFANIARVVEDEAKRNGYTVIIGSCDENAEKSWDLLNVLINRQVDGFIIVASENSEKQILYLKEKNIPFVLLDRHFPDLQADFVATNNFKASYDACMHLLKMGYERVALIAYKLEMHHMQERIRGYQHALRDRNIAFNKNLLKEVKFENIEKEVRIAIDQIMAMPDRPDAVIFATYGLAINGLKYINEKKIRVPDDLAIVSFGQAEVFDLYYCPITYMHQPLELLGKTAVEMLVKKLRNPEEGMRQILMEAKLIARDSSKMKAEHPM; this is encoded by the coding sequence ATGAGTACGAAAAAGGTTTCTTTAAAAGACATCGCCCAGCAGGCGGGGGTGTCAACGGCGTTGGTGTCTTATGTGCTCAATGGGAAAGAAAAAGAAAGCAGGGTCGGGCAGGAGATAGCTGGTAAAATCAAACAGATAGCCCGGGAGCTTAATTACCAGCCCAATCACCTGGCCAAAAGTTTAAGAAGTGGTAAAACACATACGGTGGGCCTTGTAATCGCTGATATTTCGAACCCCTTCTTTGCAAATATTGCCAGAGTAGTGGAAGATGAAGCCAAGCGGAACGGCTATACGGTAATCATAGGAAGCTGTGATGAGAATGCGGAAAAATCATGGGACCTGCTCAATGTTTTGATCAACCGGCAGGTGGATGGTTTCATAATTGTGGCATCCGAAAATTCTGAAAAACAAATACTCTATTTAAAAGAAAAGAACATCCCTTTTGTGCTGCTTGACAGGCATTTTCCTGATTTACAGGCAGATTTTGTAGCAACCAACAATTTTAAGGCGTCTTATGACGCATGTATGCATCTTCTTAAAATGGGTTATGAGAGAGTTGCGCTGATTGCCTACAAGCTGGAAATGCACCACATGCAGGAGCGGATCAGAGGCTATCAGCACGCCCTGCGTGACCGTAATATTGCCTTTAATAAGAACCTGCTGAAGGAAGTAAAGTTTGAGAATATCGAAAAGGAAGTAAGGATTGCAATCGACCAGATCATGGCAATGCCTGACCGGCCCGATGCCGTTATTTTTGCAACCTATGGTTTAGCCATCAATGGGTTGAAATACATCAATGAAAAGAAGATCAGGGTCCCTGATGACCTGGCCATCGTGAGTTTCGGGCAGGCGGAAGTTTTTGATCTGTACTATTGTCCGATCACTTATATGCACCAGCCACTCGAACTATTGGGTAAAACTGCGGTCGAAATGCTGGTCAAAAAACTGAGAAATCCCGAAGAGGGTATGCGGCAAATATTGATGGAGGCGAAACTGATCGCCAGGGATTCTTCCAAAATGAAAGCGGAGCATCCGATGTAA
- a CDS encoding enolase C-terminal domain-like protein codes for MDQLNQSRRETLKKIGLGSSAGLLGLFGGISNAEAREREGTPQYAKGMAPVKIKSVRAIATAPQGSNLIVVKVETTEPGLYGLGCATFTQRAAVVLVAINTYLNEFCVGKDVDNIEDMWQSAYVSSYWRNGPVLNNALSGLDQALWDIKGKRAGMPLYQLLGGKARFAVPCYTHANGRTPEEVVDSVKSIQAKGFKYIRIQQGGYGAVGSTDQKPDFKVAGFGGETDNFMNERTYLKAIPLLFEAVRKGCGEEVELLHDIHERVQPMDAINMIKKLEDYRPFFIEDPFSPENMKWFKQLRASTTVPLAMGELFNNINEFLEPMVNQWFDYIRIHVSQIGGVTPAMKVARLGEWFNVKTAWHGPGDVSPVGHAAHAHIDMAVWNFGIQEAVSFNDKTLEIFSGCPTMKNGYMSVNEAPGIGVDINEKEAAKYPISTKSNWQVRKFDGTLIRP; via the coding sequence ATGGATCAATTAAATCAGAGCCGGAGAGAAACTTTAAAAAAAATCGGACTGGGTTCTTCTGCCGGACTACTGGGGCTGTTTGGAGGGATATCCAATGCAGAGGCAAGGGAACGGGAAGGTACGCCGCAATATGCCAAAGGGATGGCTCCTGTGAAGATCAAAAGCGTGAGGGCCATAGCCACTGCGCCACAGGGCTCCAACCTGATTGTTGTGAAGGTGGAAACAACCGAGCCTGGTTTGTACGGATTGGGTTGTGCTACTTTTACACAACGTGCGGCAGTTGTGCTGGTGGCAATTAATACGTATCTCAACGAATTCTGTGTGGGCAAGGATGTGGACAATATCGAAGATATGTGGCAGAGCGCCTATGTGAGCTCCTACTGGAGAAACGGCCCGGTGCTTAACAATGCATTAAGCGGGCTGGATCAGGCCTTGTGGGATATCAAAGGAAAGCGCGCCGGAATGCCGTTGTATCAGTTGCTTGGCGGGAAGGCCCGTTTTGCCGTGCCGTGTTACACGCATGCCAATGGCCGTACACCCGAAGAAGTAGTGGATAGCGTTAAAAGCATTCAGGCCAAAGGGTTTAAGTATATCCGTATCCAGCAAGGCGGTTATGGCGCGGTTGGAAGTACCGACCAGAAACCGGATTTCAAAGTGGCCGGTTTTGGTGGTGAAACCGATAACTTTATGAATGAGCGGACCTATCTGAAAGCAATTCCGTTATTGTTTGAAGCGGTAAGGAAGGGATGCGGGGAAGAAGTGGAACTGCTGCACGATATCCATGAAAGGGTACAGCCTATGGACGCCATCAATATGATCAAAAAGCTGGAAGACTACCGTCCATTTTTTATTGAAGATCCATTTTCCCCTGAGAATATGAAGTGGTTCAAGCAGTTACGTGCCAGTACCACCGTGCCGCTTGCCATGGGTGAACTTTTTAATAATATCAATGAGTTTCTGGAACCTATGGTAAATCAGTGGTTTGACTACATTCGGATTCACGTATCTCAGATCGGCGGCGTTACACCTGCAATGAAGGTAGCCAGGCTGGGCGAATGGTTCAATGTCAAAACGGCATGGCACGGCCCGGGTGATGTATCGCCGGTGGGCCACGCTGCCCATGCCCACATTGATATGGCTGTGTGGAATTTTGGTATCCAGGAGGCGGTGTCGTTCAATGATAAAACACTTGAAATTTTCTCGGGATGCCCCACCATGAAAAACGGATATATGTCTGTTAACGAAGCGCCGGGTATAGGGGTAGATATCAACGAAAAGGAGGCTGCCAAATATCCGATATCCACCAAATCCAACTGGCAGGTAAGGAAGTTTGACGGTACCCTCATCAGGCCCTAA